Genomic segment of Bacteroidota bacterium:
ATCACGGAATTTAAAGTCATTACAAAATGGATTTTTTGAAGTGAGTGAAAATACGATTTTGCAAAGTTTTCTTGCTTCTTGCCAGATTTCAAGGTCTTCAAAACGGACAATGTTCATGGGTTAGTTCTTTTTGTTTAGAGTTCAAGACAAAAGTACAAGTTCTTCTTGTTCAGGGTTTGTTTTGTTCAGGGTTTCGGGTTTTTGGTTCTCCTTACTTCCTACTTCTTTCTTCTTACTCCTTAATTAAAGTTCAGGGTTCTGAAAGTTCAAGGTTCTTTTTGTTTCCCGATTCTCGGGTTTTTTAAGAAGCTATTTGCTTTTTACTTGTTCGTTGATATTTTTCGTGTAGACCTGATAGTTCTGATACTTACATGGGATTGGAGTATCCTTAAAACT
This window contains:
- a CDS encoding four helix bundle protein gives rise to the protein MNIVRFEDLEIWQEARKLCKIVFSLTSKNPFCNDFKFRDQIRSSAGSVMDNNLPVK